The following proteins are co-located in the Scomber scombrus chromosome 2, fScoSco1.1, whole genome shotgun sequence genome:
- the LOC134001116 gene encoding LOW QUALITY PROTEIN: B-cell lymphoma/leukemia 11A-like (The sequence of the model RefSeq protein was modified relative to this genomic sequence to represent the inferred CDS: deleted 1 base in 1 codon) translates to MSRRKQGKPQHLSKREFSPEPLSGVLPEEDCQDSPRLGVAQGEPLKGDQDLLTCGQCHSRFPLADILLFIEHKRRQCHGGLCMDKPLDRPPSSPLHPRRVCHPVEVAVQVSPRDEDCLSAPLQGIIPKQENITDKDEPSSYTCTTCKQPFTSAWFLLQHAQNTHGFRIYLESEPGSPLTPRVAAAPGMGGDCASSQPPIHAVHLADGSPYSLLRMPGSGSGRDSASTPREGRYPQTPPLFSPPPRHHLSPDDLALATHHPSAFDRVMRLNSVPLEPPPSMDFSRRLRELAGKRHRASPPLSPNRPSPMQRLLQPFQPGTKAPFSATPPLSTSQSPSGSRSTPNPVSNAAQPGTPLKAKSCEFCGKTFKFQSNLIVHRRSHTGEKPFKCHLCNHACTQASKLKRHMKTHCQSKSSVLNAKSDDGLSTASSPEPGTSERIGSATDALKSVVAKFKSENNGLMPENGEEEEEEEEEEEEEEEEEEEEEEEEEELEEEEIEGKPVIEEEEERNDYRFSLRLEGARHHQNSDALHPHRRSSSREPVDEDSAMESDRADDGTTTTINGLGPISTDSLSRKLLGGRVSPGSLSPLSKRIKVEKDLDPPTPTIPNTENVYSQWLAGYAASRQLKDPFLNFTGGDSRQSPFASSSEHSSENGSLRFSTPPGELDGERAASGRSGTGSGASTPHGGSGNGRPSSKESRRSDTCEFCGKVFKNCSNLTVHRRSHTGERPYKCELCSYACAQSSKLTRHMKTHGQMGKDVYKCEICHMPFSVYSTLEKHMKKWHSDRPLANDIKTE, encoded by the exons ATGTCTCGCCGCAAGCAAGGCAAACCCCAGCACTTGAGCAAACGGGAGTTTTCGC CTGAGCCGCTGTCAGGTGTTTTACCAGAAGAAGACTGTCAGGACTCCCCCAGGCTGGGAGTGGCTCAGGGTGAGCCCCTAAAAGGGGACCAGGACCTGCTGACCTGCGGCCAATGCCACTCCCGCTTTCCCCTGGCTGACATCCTGCTGTTCATTGAACACAAACGGAGGCAGTGCCACGGGGGCCTCTGTATGGACAAACCTCTGGACAGGCCACCGTCCTCCCCGCTC CATCCGCGGAGGGTGTGTCACCCCGTAGAGGTGGCTGTTCAGGTGTCGCCGCGGGATGAGGATTGTTTATCTGCACCCTTGCAAGGAATAATCCCCAAGCAGGAGAATATCACAG ATAAAGATGAGCCCAGCAGTTACACCTGTACGACGTGCAAGCAGCCCTTCACCAGTGCCTGGTTCCTGCTCCAGCATGCCCAGAACACGCACGGCTTCCGCATCTATCTGGAGAGTGAGCCCGGCAGCCCCCTCACCCCCCGCGTGGCTGCTGCTCCTGGGATGGGGGGTGACTGTgcctcctctcagcctcctATCCATGCTGTCCACCTGGCTGATGGGAGTCCTTACAGCCTGCTGAGGATGCCGGGCTCTGGGTCTGGCCGGGATTCAGCGTCCACACCTCGTGAGGGTCGTTATCCCCAAACCCCACCCCTGTTTAGCCCCCCACCACGCCATCACCTCAGCCCTGATGACCTGGCCCTGGCAACCCACCATCCCAGCGCCTTTGACAGGGTGATGAGGCTCAACTCAGTGCCACTAGAACCCCCTCCAAGCATGGACTTCTCCAGACGGCTACGTGAGCTGGCTGGGAAACGCCACAGG GCCTCCCCACCTCTCTCCCCTAACAGGCCCAGCCCTATGCAACGGCTGCTACAGCCATTTCAGCCAGGTACTAAGGCTCCATTTTCAGCAACGCCTCCCCTCTCCACCTCTCAGTCACCTTCTGGCTCACGTTCCACCCCCAATCCTGTATCCAATGCAGCCCAACCAGGCACACCTCTCAAGGCAAAGTCTTGTGAGTTCTGTGGGAAGACCTTCAAGTTCCAGAGCAATCTAATCGTTCACCGGCGAAGCCACACGGGGGAAAAGCCATTCAAGTGTCACCTGTGTAACCACGCCTGCACACAGGCCAGCAAACTGAAACGACACATGAAGACGCACTGTCAGAGCAAGTCTTCGGTACTTAATGCCAAGTCAGATGACGGTCTCTCAACTGCCAGCTCCCCTGAGCCTGGTACTAGCGAGCGGATAGGCAGTGCCACGGATGCTCTTAAGTCAGTAGTGGCCAAGTTCAAGAGTGAGAACAATGGTCTGATGCCTGAAaatggagaagaagaggaggaagaggaggaggaagaggaggaagaagaggaagaggaagaggaggaggaagaggaagaagaagagctagaggaggaggaaatagAGGGTAAGCCTGTAattgaagaagaagaggagaggaatgacTATCGTTTCAGCCTGCGGCTAGAAGGGGCCCGCCACCACCAGAACAGTGATGCCCTGCACCCACACCGCCGGAGCTCTTCCCGGGAGCCCGTTGATGAGGACTCTGCCATGGAGTCAGACAGGGCAGATGATGGAACCACAACTACCATCAATGGCCTGGGACCTATATCCACTGACAGCCTGTCCAGGAAGTTGTTAGGGGGAAGGGTCAGCCCTGGTTCACTCAGTCCGCTGTCCAAGCGCATCAAGGTGGAGAAGGACCTTGACCCTCCCACGCCAACCATCCCGAACACAGAGAACGTCTACTCCCAGTGGCTAGCTGGGTACGCTGCCTCGCGACAACTCAAGGACCCTTTCCTCAACTTTACAGGTGGGGACTCCAGACAATCGCCCTTCGCCTCCTCATCTGAGCACTCGTCAGAGAATGGCAGCTTGCGTTTCTCCACTCCACCCGGCGAGCTGGACGGGGAACGGGCTGCTTCGGGACGTAGCGGCACCGGTAGTGGGGCAAGCACTCCCCACGGTGGCAGCGGGAATGGACGGCCAAGCTCCAAGGAAAGCCGCCGCAGTGACACCTGTGAGTTTTGCGGCAAGGTGTTCAAGAACTGCAGCAACTTGACAGTGCACCGACGCAGTCACACTGGAGAGCGGCCCTACAAGTGTGAGCTTTGCAGCTACGCCTGCGCTCAGAGCTCTAAGCTCACCCGCCACATGAAGACCCACGGACAGATGGGCAAGGACGTTTACAAATGTGAAATCTGCCACATGCCTTTCAGTGTATACAGCACTCTGGAGAAACACATGAAGAAGTGGCACAGCGACCGCCCTCTGGCTAATGACATTAAGACTGAGTAG